The Nitrospirota bacterium genome includes a region encoding these proteins:
- a CDS encoding paraslipin encodes MGVLSVVIILAVVIMVIVAKTAVVVPQQSAYVVERLGKYSGTLSAGFHILIPFLDVVRYRHSLKEQAIDIPPQVCITRDNVQVSVDGVLYLKTLNPERASYGIGDYIFGITQLAQTTLRSELGKIELDRTFEERTNINTQVVSELDKASEPWGIKVMRYEIKNITPPQDILAAMEKQMRAEREKRALILTSEGQRDAAINSAEGEKQQAIKASEGKKQQQINEAEGQAAAILAIADATANGIRKVAEAIQHPGGFEAVQLRVADNYLTQFGKLAQEGNTMILPATLSDVGSMVSLAMNVIRRQGTGSADGTGKS; translated from the coding sequence ATGGGCGTATTAAGTGTCGTCATCATATTGGCAGTTGTAATTATGGTTATCGTCGCCAAGACGGCCGTAGTAGTTCCGCAACAGAGTGCATACGTAGTTGAACGACTGGGAAAATACAGCGGCACGCTCAGCGCCGGGTTTCATATTCTCATCCCCTTCCTCGACGTGGTTCGCTACAGACATTCTTTGAAAGAGCAGGCCATAGATATACCGCCCCAGGTTTGTATAACAAGGGATAATGTGCAGGTTTCCGTTGATGGTGTGCTTTACCTGAAGACTCTTAACCCCGAGCGTGCTTCCTATGGTATCGGCGACTATATCTTCGGTATCACCCAGCTCGCCCAAACGACACTGCGCAGCGAGCTCGGTAAGATTGAGTTGGACCGCACCTTTGAAGAACGGACCAACATCAACACCCAGGTTGTCAGTGAACTGGACAAAGCCTCCGAGCCGTGGGGCATCAAAGTCATGCGCTATGAGATAAAGAATATTACGCCGCCTCAGGATATCCTTGCGGCAATGGAGAAACAGATGCGCGCAGAGCGGGAAAAACGGGCGCTCATTTTGACCTCCGAGGGACAAAGAGATGCCGCCATCAACAGTGCTGAGGGCGAGAAACAACAGGCGATCAAGGCCTCCGAGGGGAAGAAACAGCAGCAAATCAACGAAGCCGAAGGTCAGGCGGCAGCCATTCTCGCCATCGCTGATGCCACAGCTAACGGGATACGCAAGGTCGCCGAAGCGATTCAGCATCCAGGTGGGTTTGAGGCGGTGCAACTACGTGTCGCCGATAATTATCTGACTCAGTTCGGTAAACTTGCACAGGAAGGAAATACCATGATCTTGCCGGCTACCCTGAGTGATGTGGGCTCAATGGTCTCACTCGCAATGAACGTTATTCGACGCCAGGGCACGGGCAGCGCTGACGGGACAGGCAAATCGTAA
- a CDS encoding NfeD family protein: MEWWIWILLGLALLLGELLTPGGFYIIFFGIGAIVVGTLAGFGVAGPAWFQVILFCVASVVTLGLFRGRLLQLTYVESRDDIDSLVGETAVMMEEVPVNNVGKAEMRGTSWSARNIGERTLSLGERCKVERVEGLTIFVRAEQK, from the coding sequence ATGGAATGGTGGATCTGGATTCTGCTCGGTCTTGCACTATTATTGGGGGAGCTGCTTACACCAGGCGGTTTCTATATTATTTTTTTCGGCATCGGTGCCATAGTGGTGGGTACACTTGCCGGTTTTGGTGTAGCGGGTCCTGCCTGGTTTCAGGTTATTCTATTCTGTGTAGCCTCGGTTGTCACCCTCGGGTTGTTTCGCGGACGGCTTCTCCAACTGACTTACGTAGAAAGCCGGGACGACATCGACAGCCTGGTTGGCGAAACAGCGGTCATGATGGAGGAAGTCCCGGTTAACAACGTTGGCAAAGCCGAGATGCGCGGGACATCCTGGAGTGCGCGTAACATTGGAGAGCGAACCTTGTCGCTCGGAGAGCGCTGTAAAGTGGAACGCGTTGAAGGCCTCACAATCTTCGTCCGCGCCGAACAAAAGTGA
- a CDS encoding YbaN family protein: MYKLLLITLGLLCVGLAVLGIFLPVLPTTPFLLLALACFAKSSIKLHHWLLTNKTFGPLIKQWHETRSMPRKAKVYAIFSIFIVGGTSLISVDTFILKLLLIAALVLPVVIILKIKTTESL, from the coding sequence ATGTATAAACTATTGCTCATTACATTGGGGCTTTTATGCGTTGGTCTGGCTGTTCTCGGCATATTCCTTCCGGTGTTGCCTACAACCCCTTTCCTGCTGCTGGCCCTTGCCTGTTTTGCAAAATCTTCAATAAAACTTCATCACTGGCTTTTGACAAATAAGACATTCGGCCCGCTTATCAAACAGTGGCATGAGACAAGGAGTATGCCCAGGAAGGCAAAGGTCTATGCGATCTTCTCTATTTTTATAGTAGGAGGTACATCGCTTATTTCTGTGGATACGTTTATCCTGAAACTGCTCTTAATTGCGGCACTCGTATTACCTGTTGTTATTATACTGAAAATCAAGACCACGGAGTCCTTGTAA